One window of Mustela lutreola isolate mMusLut2 chromosome 13, mMusLut2.pri, whole genome shotgun sequence genomic DNA carries:
- the LOC131813942 gene encoding ligand of Numb protein X 2-like, translating to MPLINIVIQEVYWDGVIAKDGRLFTGDQILQVNNCNTSNVSHNYARAALCQPWTTLHLTVLRERCFGGRTYSHFNCSSSREEVFHVVLHKQDSGEQLGIKFIRRTDEPGVFILDLLEEGLASCTGWKAEQQ from the exons ATGCCACTGATCAACATTGTTATCCAGGAAGTCTATTGGGATGGGGTGATCGCCAAAGATGGAAGACTTTTTACTGGAGACCAAATTCTTCag GTCAACAACTGTAACACCAGCAATGTGTCTCACAACTATGCCAGAGCCGCCCTTTGCCAGCCCTGGACCACGCTGCACCTGACCGTGCTGCGAGAGCGGTGCTTTGGGGGCCGGACCTACAGCCACTTCAACTGTAGCTCTTCCCGGGAAGAGGTCTTCCACGTGGTCCTTCACAAACAGGACTCTGGTGAACAACTTGGCATTAAATTCATTCGAAGGACCGATGAGCCAGGAGTTTTTATCCTTGATCTGTTGGAAGAGGGCCTGGCTAGCTGCACAGGATGGAAGGCTGAGCAGCAATGA
- the RASL11A gene encoding ras-like protein family member 11A, translating to MRFYKHFSDVILSPLPLRASLIQTHFDLSQVQDNLIQIVDSLSKCMQWAEGFLLVYSITDYDSYQSICPLYHHIRKVHPDSRAPVIIVGNKGDLLHARQVQTHDGIQLANELGSLFLEISTSENYEDVCDVFQHLCKEVSKLHSLSGERRRASIIPRPRSPNMQDLKRRFKQALSSKVKSPSALG from the coding sequence ATGCGTTTTTACAAGCATTTTTCTGATGTTATTTTGAGTCCTCTCCCACTGAGGGCTTCCTTGATCCAGACTCATTTTGATCTTTCTCAGGTCCAAGACAACCTGATCCAAATAGTTGATTCCCTGTCCAAGTGCATGCAGTGGGCAGAGGGCTTTCTGCTGGTCTACTCCATCACAGACTACGACAGCTACCAGTCCATCTGCCCCCTTTACCACCACATCCGGAAGGTCCACCCTGACTCTAGGGCCCCTGTCATCATCGTGGGCAACAAGGGAGACCTTCTCCATGCCCGTCAGGTGCAAACGCATGATGGCATTCAACTGGCCAATGAACTGGGCAGCCTGTTCCTTGAAATTTCCACCAGTGAAAACTATGAGGATGTCTGTGATGTGTTTCAGCATCTCTGTAAAGAGGTGAGCAAGCTGCACAGCCTCagcggggagaggaggagggcctCCATCATTCCCCGGCCGCGCTCTCCCAACATGCAAGACCTCAAGAGGCGCTTCAAACAGGCTCTGTCTTCCAAAGTGAAATCCCCCTCTGCACTGGGGTAA